In Synergistota bacterium, the genomic window CAGCGAGCTTGTAGATTTCCTCGTAATTCAAGGTCTCAGTTTCTTTGTCTACACCGTAGTGAATGACATCATAGAATAGCCCTGAGAAGTTAACTGGGCTTCCATGAGATAGGTGTCCACCATGGGATAGGCTCATCGTCATGATCTTATCTCCGGGTTTAAGAAAAGCAAAATACACTGCCATGTTAGCCTGGGTCCCCGAATGGGGTTGAACGTTGGCATGCTGAGCCTTAAATAGAGAACAGGCTCTTTCTACGGCTATTCTTTCAATCGCTTCTACATATTGGCAGCCCCCGTAGTACTTTTTACCCGGATAGCCCTCCGCATACTTATTGGTGAGTATCGACCCCTGAGCTTCAAGAATGGCAGGAGAGACAAAATTTTCACTTGGTATAAGCTCTAAACTCTCTTTCTGCCTTTTTTCCTCGTTTCTTATAAGTGATGCTATTTCTGGATCTACGCTCTCGATGAAATTCATTTTTCGCTCATCCTCCCATTAGAGACTTTTTTATAAAGATGATCGCTTCTCTTGGTGAAGAGACTTCATATATTTCATCCGCCTTGAAATTCTCTCTTCTTAGCTCCCATCCCGCCAAACTTATAACGCGTTTTCCAAGCCTTAACGCTATAGCTATCTCGCTTAAGGTTCCATATTTACCTTCAAGAGCTACTATTATATCAGAAGCCTGAGCGATTAGAAAGTTTCTAAACGCTCCCAAAGCGGTAGGGAGAGAGTAAGTTAAGTATCTGTTTCCCTCTGTCCTTGATGTACCAGGGAGGATCCCTATAACGGTTCCGCCTTCTTCTGAGGCCCCTCTTGAGACTTCTTCCATCACACCTCCACCGCCTCCACAAAGTATAATCCATCCCTCTCGTGCTATAAGTTTTCCAAGTTCGAATGCTTTTTCTCGTGCAGCTTGAGAAATATCATGGGAGCCTCCTATGACCCCGATGTAAAGCTTTTCTTTCAAGTTTATCCCTCCCTCCTACTTCATTTTAACACATATATATACCATATCTTCATGTTATGAAGCCTCTTAATCGGTTTCATCGAAAATCTCGCCTTTTCTTTTCCATATGTTGTGGTATATATTAAGTGTAAGCTCTATATCTTGGGGTGATGGGCTTTGAGATGTCCTTTTTGTGGAAACTTAGAAAGCAGGGTTATAGACTCTCGTCCTGTAGAAGAGGGCACAGCTATAAGAAGAAGGAGAGAGTGTTTAAACTGCAAGAAGAGGTTTACCACTTATGAGAGAATAGAATCTCCCGTGATGCTCGTTATAAAGAAAGATGGTAGAAGGGAAATGTTTGATAGAGAGAAGATAATAAGAGGATTGCTTAAAGCTTGTGAGAAAAGACCCGTCTCGAGAGAAAAAATAGAGGAGATAGCGAGCAAAATAGAAACAGAGTTGAGGATGGAGGGAAGAAAGGAGGTATCGAGTAAAGAAATAGGGGAAAGAGTGATAGAGGCCTTAAAGGAAATAGATAAAGTTGCTTATGTGAGGTTTGCTTCTGTTTACCGGGAGTTCACTGATCTCTCTCATTTCATAAAAGAGCTTGAAAGTCTTTTAAATAAGACGATAGAGATAAAGGAGGCGAAGGAGGAATGACAAGAAGCCTTAGCCTCTTTGAGGTTGCCGAGACCACAGATAAGGCTCTTCTCGTTGAGGCGATCTCTAAGGAGGAAACGAGCTCCTGGAATCCGAGGAGAATTTACGAGGCTCTTATAAGGGAGGCCAAGGTCGAGCCTCTGGTCGCTCATCAAATAACCAGGGAGGTTGAGGAAATACTCTTAAAGAGCGGTATAAAGAGGATAACTACGGCGTTTATAAGGGAACTCGTTAACGTTAAGCTTTTTGAATACGGTTTTCCTGGAAGAATCCGCGATCATGCACGTGTTGGGATGCCTATATATGATGTTGAGGAGGTAATATTCTTCCCCAACAAGGAAAATTCCAATACCTCCCATAACCCTGAATCCATCAATCTTACGATAGCGGAAACCATCCTGAAGGAATATGCTCTTAAGAAGATATTTTCTCCTGATGTGGCAGATGCCCATCTTGAGGGAGATATTCATATTCACGATCTTGGTATGGTAAACAGGCCCTATTGTTCAGGGCAATCTCCAGCATATGTGGTTAAGTTTGGGCTCAATATTCCCTCGATAACTTCGGTTTCTCATCCTGCGCGTCATGCCGAGGTTTTGCTTGCTCACCTTCTTAAAATGACCTCCGTTCTTCAGAACCACTTTGCAGGTGCTATAGGCTGGGACGCGGTCAATATGTTTTTTGCTCCCTTTATCGAGGGACGATCAGACGAAGATGTAAAACAGCTTGCCCAGATGCTAATCTTTGAATTTAATCAGCTTGCGGGGGGTAGAGGTGGTCAAGTAGCCTTTACAGATATAAATCTTTACTGGGAAGTTCCTGCTCATTTCAGAGACGTTCCAGCATTAGGACCGGGAGGAGAACCAACGGGTAAAACTTATGGTGAATATCTTGAGGAATCTCAAAGGTTCTTGAAAGCGCTATTTGAGGTTTACCTTGAAGGAGATGCGCAAAACAAGCCCTTCTTCTTCCCAAAGCCCCTTCTTCACATAACGGAGGATTTCTTCAAAACTCCGGGGTGGGAGGAATGTCTTGAGCTTGCTTGCAGAGTCTCATCTGAGAAGGGAAATACCTACTTTGTTTTCGATAGAGGAGGACAAGCTAAGCTTTCTGAATGCTGCAGATTGCAGTTTGAGCTGACCGAAGAGGATCTTAAGGAAGCAAGCACTCCTTGGAAAATGAGATATTCAGCACTTCAAAATGTGACTATAAATCTTCCAAGGATAGCCTATAAAGCGAAAACGCAAGAAGATCTCTTTGCCGGCATAGGCAAGGCTATGGAGCTGGCAGTGTTAGCTCACCTTCAGAAAAAAGACTTCATAAGAAAACTCTTAAGCTTAGGAGATACAAGCCCACTGTCTCTTCTTTTGATAGACCATGATGGTGAGCCTTATCTTCGCTGGAATAAGGTTTCTTTCCTCGTGGGACTTCTTGGCTTAAACGAAATGGTTCAGTATTGGACTGGTAAGGAGCTTCACGAAAGCGAGGAAGCGTTTAAGCTTGGACTTGCAATTGTAAACTATATGTCGCTTAAATGTGAGGAGCTGGGGGAGAAGTTTAACCTTAAGCTTGTTCTTGAGCAAACTCCTGCGGAGTCTACAGCATATAGGCTTGCTCGCCTTGATCTTAAGCACTATCCTGATAAGGCTTCGCAAGTCGTTAAGGGAAATATTCAGGATGGAGGGGTATATTACACGAATTCTACTCATATAAATTATTCAGTGGATATTGATCCTATAGATAGGGTTATCAGGGAAGGGGAGTTTCATCCCTTTATAAAAGCAGGTGCTTTAACTCATATATGGATGGGAGAATATAAGCCTGATCCGAGGTCACTATCAAAGTTTGTTATAAGAACCTTTAGGAACTCTAATAACACACAGATAGCTTTCTCTCCAGAATTTACTATATGCTTGGATTGTGGAAAAACCTCACGTGGTCTTAATGAGATATGCCCATATTGTGGATCATCAAGCGTAGATGGTATAACGAGGATCACCGGGTACTTTACAAGAACTTCGAGCTGGAATAAGGGTAAGAGAGCGGAGCTTAAGGACAGGAGGAGAGTGAAGCTGAATTGAGCTTCAAGGTTGCAACATGGCTTTCAACAAGCTTTGTGGATTGGGACGGAAATATTACAGCAGTCTTTTTCACGCCAGGGTGTAATTTTAGATGTCCTTTCTGCCATAATCATGAAATAGTTTTCTTTAAGGGAGAGGGAATTCCTCTTGAAAGCATTTTGAACAAATTAGAAGAGAAGAAAAATTGGCTTGATGGTATAGTGATAACAGGGGGGGAACCAACCATTCATTCCAATCTGCCGGAGGCTCTTGAGACGATAAAGAAGAAGGGGTGGAAGATCAAGCTTGACACTAATGGTTCTAATCCTTCTATGCTTAAATCACTAATAGATAATGATCTTGTGGATTTTATAGCAATGGATGTGAAATCCTCTCCCTCAAAGTATGCGAAGGCTTCCGGTGTTAACGTTGACCTTTCTCTTATCTTTAAGAGCATAGAGATCCTCCTTTCCATGGATAATGGTAAGGTAGAGTTTAGGACTACCGTGGTGCCCACTCTCGTTGAAGCTGAAGATGTCAAGGAGATAAGGAAAATCATCGGTCCTGATTCAAGATATGTTTTACAATCGTTTGTTCCGGGGAACGCTTATAGTCCCTTTTTTAGAAGACTTTCTCCTTATAAGAGGGAGGAAGTTCAATCTTGGGATGATAAAGCTATCTTGCGTGGATTCAGGGAAGGGAGCTGACCTTTTAAGGCTCCCTTCCCGTCCTCGCTTTGTTTCCTCTAAAGGTGGGCCAATTGCAGTCGGAGGAATTGGCTCCTATGCA contains:
- the nrdD gene encoding anaerobic ribonucleoside-triphosphate reductase, producing MTRSLSLFEVAETTDKALLVEAISKEETSSWNPRRIYEALIREAKVEPLVAHQITREVEEILLKSGIKRITTAFIRELVNVKLFEYGFPGRIRDHARVGMPIYDVEEVIFFPNKENSNTSHNPESINLTIAETILKEYALKKIFSPDVADAHLEGDIHIHDLGMVNRPYCSGQSPAYVVKFGLNIPSITSVSHPARHAEVLLAHLLKMTSVLQNHFAGAIGWDAVNMFFAPFIEGRSDEDVKQLAQMLIFEFNQLAGGRGGQVAFTDINLYWEVPAHFRDVPALGPGGEPTGKTYGEYLEESQRFLKALFEVYLEGDAQNKPFFFPKPLLHITEDFFKTPGWEECLELACRVSSEKGNTYFVFDRGGQAKLSECCRLQFELTEEDLKEASTPWKMRYSALQNVTINLPRIAYKAKTQEDLFAGIGKAMELAVLAHLQKKDFIRKLLSLGDTSPLSLLLIDHDGEPYLRWNKVSFLVGLLGLNEMVQYWTGKELHESEEAFKLGLAIVNYMSLKCEELGEKFNLKLVLEQTPAESTAYRLARLDLKHYPDKASQVVKGNIQDGGVYYTNSTHINYSVDIDPIDRVIREGEFHPFIKAGALTHIWMGEYKPDPRSLSKFVIRTFRNSNNTQIAFSPEFTICLDCGKTSRGLNEICPYCGSSSVDGITRITGYFTRTSSWNKGKRAELKDRRRVKLN
- the nrdR gene encoding transcriptional repressor NrdR — encoded protein: MRCPFCGNLESRVIDSRPVEEGTAIRRRRECLNCKKRFTTYERIESPVMLVIKKDGRREMFDREKIIRGLLKACEKRPVSREKIEEIASKIETELRMEGRKEVSSKEIGERVIEALKEIDKVAYVRFASVYREFTDLSHFIKELESLLNKTIEIKEAKEE
- a CDS encoding anaerobic ribonucleoside-triphosphate reductase activating protein → MSFKVATWLSTSFVDWDGNITAVFFTPGCNFRCPFCHNHEIVFFKGEGIPLESILNKLEEKKNWLDGIVITGGEPTIHSNLPEALETIKKKGWKIKLDTNGSNPSMLKSLIDNDLVDFIAMDVKSSPSKYAKASGVNVDLSLIFKSIEILLSMDNGKVEFRTTVVPTLVEAEDVKEIRKIIGPDSRYVLQSFVPGNAYSPFFRRLSPYKREEVQSWDDKAILRGFREGS
- a CDS encoding TIGR00725 family protein, which codes for MGVIGGSHDISQAAREKAFELGKLIAREGWIILCGGGGGVMEEVSRGASEEGGTVIGILPGTSRTEGNRYLTYSLPTALGAFRNFLIAQASDIIVALEGKYGTLSEIAIALRLGKRVISLAGWELRRENFKADEIYEVSSPREAIIFIKKSLMGG